The genomic stretch TTTGTATCCCAAATGCCCATAGCATCTCTTCTTGATAATTTTTGTCCGTCAATTTCAATTTCTCCTTCCACCACCATTACGTAGGCGCCATTTCTTTTATGCCGGATAGAATAATCAGAAGTTTTTCCTTTGTCGAAATTTCCGAGAGCGAAAAACGCGTCCTGATTGATCCACATCGTTTTATCTAACTTCTCCGGAGAGACAATCGTATGAAATTTATTTTTTCGTTCTTCAGCAGAAAATGATTTCTGTTCATAGCGAGGTTCAACGTCTTTTACTTTCGGAAAAATCCAGACCTGAAAAAGTTTTGTCTCTTCAGTTTTTGAGCCGTTATATTCGGAATGAAAAACTCCTGTGCCTGCGCTCATCGCCTGTATTTCGCCAGGTTTTATTTGCCCGGTATTTCCCATAGAATCCTTATGCTCGAGAATTCCTTTCAGGGGTATCGTTACGATCTCCATATTATCGTGCTGGTGCATCCCGAAACCCATAGCGGGAGCAATGGTGTCATCGTTCAAAACTCTCAGCAAACCGAACTGAACTTTCTTTGCGTCATACCAGTTTGCAAATGAAAATGAATGATAGGCATTCAGCCATCCGTGATCGGCATGGCCGCGTTCATCAGCAGGGTGAAAAATTGTTTTCATATCAAACACCCCTACATTCCACTTCCAGGGAGAGTTCTATCCGACAAAATTATTCTGCTTATGCGCTCCATCACAGTACGGCTTATTGGAAGAGTGTCCGCACCGGCACAAAAATGATTTCTCTTCTTTTACTTCTGTTGTTCCGTCCGTTTTTATGACAATGATGTTTCCTTCCACCATGAGTGGTCCGTTTGCAAGCGCTGTAACTTTTGTTGTTTCCATAAAGATTATTTAAGATTATTATTAATAGTTATTTTGAAGCAACAACATTAAATTTAACAGTGAACTCATCGTAAATTATTTTATCTCCTATTTCAGGGAAAAAAGATTTTGAACCATACTTGATGTCAAACTTGGAGCGGTCAATGGTAGCTGTTCCGACACAGGCAATATTTTCACCTTTCATTTTTATCACAGCGTCAAACTCAATTAGGTTTGTTATTTCCTTTATTGTCAAATTGCCTTTTACGTGATGCGTAAAGTCACCTTCTTTTGCATCTTTAATCGGGGTGGCAGATATAATTTCAAACTTTCCTTTCGGGAATTTTACCGGATCAAAAAAATCTGCCGACTTTAAATGTCCATCCATCTTGGTTTTCCATTCTCCGGATAAATCTTTGTCTTCGATACTGGTCATATCTATTTCAAATTTTCCTCCTGTAACAACGTCTTTCTTCATCGTTATTTCTCCAGATGAGAGCAGGATGGTTCCGTTGTGTTCGCCAGTGAGTTTTTTACCAGTCCATTCCAGGGAACTTGCTTTTGTGTCTACCTTGTAGATGTCATCATTCATTGTGAAAGCGGAGAGGGCAATCATTCCGATCACTGTAACTCCATAAATTGTTTTTTTCATTTTTGTTTTTGTTTTTGTTTTTAGTTGTTTTTAATTTGTTCTGACCTTTGATATATATATGAATCATTCTAAAAAATTATTTTCTCATTTTGTCTAATATGCCATTTACCATCTTCGCTTCTTTTTCTGATAGATGAGAAATTAATTTATTCCATTCTTTTTCCGCTTTATCAAGTTCCGCGAGCAGGGTTAAACCTTTTTTTGTAATAAGCACGTCACAAGCCCTGCGGTCATTTATAGAAATTTTCCTTTCTATAAGTCCTTTCTTTCTCAGCTTTTCCACCAACCTTGATGCGTTAGACATTTTATTCAACATTCTTTCGATCAGAAGGTTTACGGTTGCAGGATTCGGAAATTGCCCGCGGAGTATTCTCAGGATATTAAACTGCTCGGAAGTAATGTTATGCAGACGACAATGTTTCGCATGATGATGCGTCAGCCAGTTAGCCGTATAAACAATATTTATCCCGAGCTTCTGGTATTCGCTTTTGAATTTGTTTTGTTTTATTTCATCCTCCAGCTTCATGGATCAAATATATGCATAAACATTATATGTATGTACATATATTTTTGCATAACTCATAACTTACTGAACTTCAGGGCAGAAAAATCTGCAGATTAACTCTTTTCGATGAAACTGATTGGAATAGTAAGCCCTTGGGCGAACTCATATTCAAATTCCTCTTTGGCACTTTCATCATCATAATACCAGTTCACGGTCATCTTTACACCTTTCTTATGGAGGTTTTCCAACTGGTCAAGGATTTCGCGGAGTACGCGCGCAGAAGGTGTGTTAAAATATTCTATTTTGAAATTTATCGTTGCACCATTCAATTGTTTTTCTCCGTTCTCCTCTATCCATTTCATCACAGGATCGTAAAACTTAGAGGGACTTTCAGGGCGCGACCATCCTGAAATAGAATATTTTTTATCACCAGGACTCATGATAACTTCCGGAGATACATCCGTTGCTTTAATGAAAATTGCTTCCATAGGAGTATATTAAAATATTATTGTTTTTTTTCTATGTACTTAATCGGAAAACCCAATCCTTGTGCGAACTCATACTCAAATTCTTCTTTAGATTCCACATCATCATAGTACCAAACCACATTCATCTTCACGCCTTGCTGATACAGCAAATCTAATTTTTCAAACATATGACGAATCATTTTAGCCGAAGGGGTGTTGAAATATTCGATCTTGAAATCTATAGTCGCGTTGTTCAGAAACTTCACGCCTTTATCTTCAATCCATTTAAAAACCTGCTCATAAAACTTGAACGGACTTTCCGGACGAGACCAGCCGGAGATAGAATACGTGCTGTTCTTCGGGCTAAAAACAACTTCGGGGGAGTAGTCTGTTCCTTTAATAATCAGTTCTTCCATGGCGCTGGCTTACACAGGCAAAAGTAAAAATTAATTCAAGATAACCACAAGGTCATCCGCACTTACACGGACACCCTCTTTAAGCGAAATATTTTTTACCTCCACATCTGTTTGAGCAGTGACTGTTGTTTCCATTTTCATCGCTTCAATAACGAAAAGCGGTTCGTTCTTTTTTACTGTCTGTCCTTTCTTCACAAAAACTTTTGAGAGGAGTCCCTGCAACGGAGCACCGATATGTTTTGAGTTTCCATTCTCCACTTTTTGGTTTTCTTCCTTTTTAATATTGAGCGAGCGGTCTTGCACTTCAATGTTGCGGGTTTGTCCGTTTACTTTGAAGAAGACCGTTCTCATTCCGTTTTCATTCGGTGGACCGATGGAAAGCAATTTCACGATGATGGATTTTCCAGCCGTGAGTTCAATAATCGTTTCTTCGTTTAAATTCATTCCGAAGAAAAAATTTCTTGTTGGTATGCGAGAAACAAACCCAAATTCTGTCCACTTCTTAAACGTATCTTCAAAGACCTTCGGATACATTTTGTATGAAAGAAAATCGGTGATATAAATAGGTCTGCCTAAATCGCTTTCCCTGAACTTCTTTTTAAACTCTTCAAACTCTTGTTCAAAATCAACCGGCTCAAGATGTGCGTTAGGGCGATTGGTGTAGGGTTTTTTATCTTTCAAAACCAACTTCTGTAATTGCTTTGGAAAACCTCCTGGCGATTGTCCCAAATCTCCTCTGAAAAATCCATGCACGGATTCGGGGAAAGAAAGTGTACCACCTTTTTCCAGCACATCTTTTGCCGTGAGCCCATTTGAAATCATGAACAGAGTCATGTCGCCTACCACTTTTGAACTTGGAGTAACTTTCACAATGTCTCCGAACAAAAGATTCACATCACGATAGGTTTTCTTGATTTCTTCAAACTTCTCCCCTACTCCAAGCGCACTTGCCTGCTGAACCAGATTGGAATATTGCCCGCCCGGCATTTCGTGGTAGAAAACTTCTGCAGTACTTGCTTTCAATCCCGATTCAAAAGAATAATAATACTCACGCACGTCTTCCCAGTAATTTGAGAACTGATTTAATTTATCTACATCAATCTTATTTTCCCGCTTGTGAAATTTCATCATCTCAACGATGGAATTAAAATTGGGCTGGGAAGTCAAACCCGACAATCCGCCAAGCGCAACGTCAATCACGTCCACTCCCGCTTCAATCGCTTTGAGATACATGGCTGATTGAAGTGAAGAAGTATCATGCGTGTGAAGGTGAATCGGGATTTTTATTTTTTGTTTCAGTTCGGAAATAAGTTCGTAAGCAGAATATGGCTTGAGCAAACCAGCCATATCTTTTATCGCAAGAATGTGCGCACCTGAATTTTCTATTTCCTTCGCTAGTTTGAGATAATACTTGAGATTATATTTTTTCCTGCTTGTATCGAGAATCTCTCCTGTGTAACACATCGCCACTTCCGCGATACTTTTGGTTTTTTTTCGGATGGCGCTAATGCTCGGCTCCATCGCTTTCAGCCAGTTAAGCGAATCAAACACACGAAAAATGTCTATGCCATGCTCATATGATTTCTCGATGAACTTTTCCACAAGATTATCAGGATACGCAGTGTAGCCCACTGCATTTGAGCCGCGGATGAGCATCTGCAAAAGAATATTAGGAACTGCTTTGCGGATGTCTATCAATCTGCGCCATGGATTTTCATAGAGGAAACGCAGGCACACATCAAACGTGGCGCCACCCCAAACCTCCATGCTGAACACCTGCGGGTGGTTCTTTGCGAAACTTTCAGCCACTTTCAGCATGTCATAGGTTCTCATACGAGTTGCAAGAAGTGACTGATGCGCATCGCGGAAAGTAGTATCGGTGTAATGAATCTTTTTTTCTTTTTTCAGCCACTCGCAGAATTTTTCAGGACCTAATTTCGTAAGAAGGTCTTTTGTTCCTTCAGGAAATCTATCATAATGATTGTACGAAGGAACATTCGGTTTCTGAAATATTTTCGTCTTATCCACTACTTTTACATCCGGATTTCCGTTCACAATAGTATCTCCCAAAAACTTCACTACCTTGGTTGCCCTGTCTAATCGTTTCTGAAAGATAAAAAGCTCTTTGTGATTCGCAATAAAAGAAACTGTTGCTTTGCCATCGTGAAAATCTTTGTGGTTAACGATGTTTTCAAGAAAAGGAATATTCGTCTTCACTCCACGGATGCGGAATTCAGAAAGCGCACGGTGCATTCTTCTGCAAGCGCCATCGAGCGTGCGGGAGTGCGCGGAAATTTTTACCAGCATGGAATCAAAGAACGGGCTGATGGTTGCTCCCTGATAAACACTGCCGGCATCCAAACGAATTCCAAATCCGCCAGGACTTCGGTAAGTAATCACCGTTCCGTAATCGGGTTTGAAATCCTGCTCAGGATCTTCGGTGGTAACACGGCATTGAATTGCATAACCGTTTGTTTTTATCGCATCCTGTGATAAAATTTTAATCTGCGTATCGCTTAGTTTGTATCCTCCCGCAACAAAGATTTGTGTTTTCACGATATCAATTCCAGTTACCATTTCAGTTACAGTATGCTCTACTTGAATACGGGGATTTACTTCGATGAAGTAAAGAGACCATGAAGCCCCACCTAAATCCTCCCCCAAGGGGAGGACTTTTTTTTCACGCTTTCTGTTCTCAGAATTTTTTTTCTCCCTTCCCTTGGGGAAGGGCTGGGGTTGGGCTTCTTCTCCATCTCCCTTCCTTTGGGGAAGGGTTTGGGCGCTCACTAGAAATTCCACCGTCCCGACATTATTATAGTTTACTGCTTTGCAAATCTTCAGGGCGTAGTTATAGAGTTTTTGCCTTACTTCCTGCGGCAAACCAAACGAAGGGGCTACTTCTACCACCTTCTGATACCTGCGCTGAACGGAACAGTCGCGCTCAAAAAGATGAACAATGTGTCCGAAATTATCAGCCGCAATCTGAACTTCAATGTGTTTGGGATTTTCTACAAACTTTTCAAGAAATACGGTGTCATCACCAAAAGCATTTTTTGCTTCGCGCCTTGCTTCATCAAAAGATTTTTCCAGATCTTCCGAATTGCGAACCACACGCATTCCTCTTCCTCCACCTCCGGCTGTTGCTTTCAGCATCAACGGAAATCCGATTCTATCCGCTTCCTCCAGAGCGACTTTTATATTCTTCAAATCCTTGTTACTGCTTTCAATGATGGGAATATTATTTGCCTGCGCAATTTTCTTGGCAGAAATTTTATCGCCCAGTGCGAGCATTACTTCAGGTTTGGGACCTATGAAAATAATTCCGTTCTCTGCACACTTGCGCGCGAATTCTGCATTCTCGGAGAGAAATCCGTAGCCGGGATGAATGGCATCTACTTGTTTTTCTTTGGCAAGATTTATTATTTCGTCCATGTTCAGGTAGGGCTTGAGCGCTTCGTCATCTTTTCCGACCTGATAGGACTCATCGGCTTTGTAGCGGTGCTGGGAGTAGCGGTCTTCGTAGGTATGAATTCCGACCGTCTTCAAACCAAGTTCAAAGCAGGCGCGGAAAACCCGGATTGCGATTTCGCCACGGTTGGCGACCAATATTTTTTTGATTTTCATTTAAACGATTACACAGATTATGAAAAATGATTACACCGATTTTTTTACCGCGCGAAAATAGATAGGAAACGAAACGGAAACAAGCAATTCAATTAACAAACAATTAACGATGGGTGTTATTTGGGCGCGTCCCCAAGCGAAACGCAAGGGATCAGGCTATCCGCTACAATCTTTGGCTTTGTCATTCTGAGCAAAGCGAAGAATCTTCTCGCCAAAGGATTTTCGCTTCTATCCTTCGCGCAAACAGCCGTGTGAGGTGTGGGCATTTCGTTTTCCCTCCGATAAATCGGAGGACTATTAACATATCGCTCCTATGGAGCGAGGAAAAACTCCTTAGGAGTTTAATATTAATAGCCCCGACATTCATGTCGGGGTAAAATGATTCACCAAAAAATCTCCCCTCCTTTTGAAGGAGGGGAAGGGGTGGTAATTTTTTTGCGCGAAGGATTGAGCCAATTGTCTGAGCTCTTTTTGTGTTTCACAAAAAAGCGAGTGGCGAAAGCCTGACCTGAGTCTTCGAAGGACGCGCCCTAACTAATCCTTCCCCAATACGGTTTTGCTTTTTTGATTCGGGTGAGTTCGGTAAGGATGGGCAGGTTTTCAGGGAGGGAGAGGTCGGGGTCAGCTAGTAAAAGTTTTTCTGCAATGTCGCGGGAGAAAGTGAGTATCTGCGAATCTTTTATCAGATCGGCTATGTGCAAATCGGTGATTCCGCTTTGCTGTGTGCCCGCCATGTCGCCCGGACCGCGGAGGTGCAAATCCACTTCGGCAATTTCAAAACCGTTGTTGGTGCGCACCATCGTTTCCATACGCACTCGCGCTTCGGCAGAAAGTTTATAGCCCGTCATGAGAATGCAAAATGATTCTTCGGCACCGCGCCCTACTCTTCCACGCAGCTGGTGTAACTGTGAAAGACCGAAACGTTCAGAACTTTCAATCACCATCACACAGGCATTGGGAACATCTAAGCCCACTTCAATCACTGTGGTGGCAACAAGGATATTTATTTTCCCTTCGGCAAATTCTTTCATGTTGTGGTCGCGTACATTATTTGGAAGTTGTCCGTGAACCATTGCAACACGAACAGGAGCCCCACCCCTGCCCTCCCCCAAGGGGAGGGAGATTAATTCCATTTTTATTTTCTCCAATACCGCTTCTGCATTACCAATCACCTCTTCATTTTTAAAACGAATAATTTTAAAACCTAAATTTTCTAATCGCATTGTTCGTTCTTTATCTGCTTGCACAATTTCTGGTCGAAGATGATACCCACCATCCACTTCTATAATCAGGAGTTTTGATAAGCAAACAAAATCAACAATGAATTCATCAATGATGTGCTGTCTTCTGAATTTGTATTCCTCAAGATTTTTCTTTCTCAAACATTGCCAAAGAACTTTTTCCGCTTCTGTTGTAGCCCCTTTTCTTTCTTCCTGAAGTTCTTTGAACAAATGGTACATGGAAGGTCTTGCGGTCTCGTAGAAAGGTTTTTCATCTCCACTTCCTTGGGAAGGGGACGGGGGTAGGCTTCCGAACTCTTTTGTAATTCTTTCCCATCCTTCTCTAAGATTTTCATAATCCAAAACTTTTGATTCTTCTATAATCGGATACACAACATAAACCTGTCCGCCTTTTGCAATCTGTTCTTTCATAAACTGAAAAACTTTCGGGCGGTGCACATCTATGCGATGAGCTGTTTTGATGGGTTTTCTGCCGGGAGGGAGTTCATCAATAGTAGAAATATCTAAATCTCCATAGAGAGTCATTGCTAATGTTCGGGGGATTGGGGTGGCGGTCATTACTAATACATGAGGGGGTGCCCATGCCCCCTCCCTACCTCCCCCATTGGGGGAGGAAGAACTTTTTTTCCACAGACGGGAGCGATGAGCAACTCCGAATTTATGTTGCTCGTCAATTACGGCAAGCCCTAGATTTTTAAATTGAACCACTTCTTCTACAAGCGCATGTGTGCCGATGAGAATATTAAGTTCTCCACTTTGCAATTGTTCATGAATTATTGTTCTTTCTTTCTTTTTTGTTGAGCCGGTTAGCAAAGCAATTTTCACATTCGTATTCTGCAATAATCGTTCAAGATTTTTATGATGTTGCATGGAAAGAATTTCTGTTGGAGCCATCACGCAGGCCTGAAATCCGTTATCAATCGCAATGAGCATGCTCATCAGCGCGACAATTGTTTTTCCACTTCCCACATCACCCTGCAAAAGGCGGTTCATCTGCTTGCCAGTTGCCATATCAGTGCGAATTTCTTTGATGACTCGCTTTTGTGCGTTCGTTAATTCAAACGGGAGATGGTTCCTGAAAAAATCATTGAAGTGATTTCCAACAGAAGAAAAATTAAATCCTGAATATGTTTTCTTGCGAATTGCTTTCATCTGCAAAAGACGGAGTTGGATGAAAAACAATTCGTCAAACTTCAGCCGAAACTCAGCACGCTTCAGAATTTCTGGATTTTGCGGAAGATGAATGTTCTTGATTGCTTCTTCACGGGAAATGAATTTATTTTTTTCAATCAGCGAAGCAGAAAGAATTTCAGGAATATTATTATTGATCTTAGGAACAAGTGCGCGCTGAAGTTTCCATATTCCATTGCTGTCAAGCCACTTTCGTTTCATCTTTTCAGATGTATGATACACTGCCTGCAATTTGCTCATGAACTTTATATTCTCTTCGGAGGCTTCTTCCATTTCAGGGTGGGAAATACTGAAGGTGTTTTGAAATCGCGCGGGCTTTCCGAATACAATGAATTCAGCCCCTGGTTTTAGTTTGGGCGCAATCCATTTTATTCCCTGAAACCAGACCAGTTCAATAACCCCTGTGTCATCAGCTAACTTTGCGACCAATCTTTTCTTTCCTGTGGAAATAACTTCTGCGCTTTTTATTTTTCCGTGCAACTGAACAAACGGTAAATCAGTATTCAGTTCTTTTACTTTATAAAATTTTGTGCGATCTACATAGCGGAAAGGAAAATGATGAAGCAAATCACCAAATGTCTGAATGTTCAATTCGGCTTTCAGTAATTTTTCGCGTTCAGGACCAACGCCTTTAAGAAATTTTATCGGAGTATTGAGAAAAGATTCCAACTCAAATCAGATTGCCTTGCTATCAGAAGGGAGAAGAGTTTTAAGTTTATCGTAACTCACATTCACAAGTAAGTCATCTCCGTGAAACATAGTTATCGAAGTTCCTTTCCCTTTTCTCGAAATCGAACGGATGTTTTCCTGGTGGATAAAATATTTTCCAAGCTTCCACCAAACAGGAGTTTTAGTGCTTTTCAGAGACGCATCAAGTACGATGATTTTCTTAGACATGATTAAATCAAATTTGAACGAGCGAAATTACATAATTCCTATATCTTTGAAACTCTTATGACCAACTTAGAAATAATTCAAAAGAAAATTGTTCCGCTGGAACAGCTCAGGCGCAATGTAGCCGTGTGGAAAATGAAGGATTTGAAAATCGTTTTTACCAACGGTTGTTTTGATTTGCTTCACCACGGACACATTGATTATCTCAGCAAAGCAGCAGATCTTGGCGATGTACTTGTCATAGGAGTTAATTCGGATTCTTCTGTAAAAAAATTGCATAAAGGTGCAAATCGTCCGATACAAAATGAAAACGACCGAGCGCTTATTCTTTCCGCGTTTCAGTTTGTTGAAGCCATCACAATTTTTGAAGAAGAAACTCCCCTTGAACTCATAAAAATTATTCAGCCGGATGTTTTGGTGAAAGGCGGTGACTGGAAAGAAAATGAAATAGTTGGTGCTGACATGGTTAAAGCAAAAGGCGGAACGATTGCTGTCATTCCGTTTGTGGAAGGATACTCAACCACGAATATTGAGAATAAGATTAAGTCTTCATAATATTTTCTCAGCAAATGATTGAGCGAATGAAAATTCTCTGGGAAGAAAAACCTCTCAGATTAATTTTATTTTCTGCTGTTTTTTTTCGATTGCTTGCCGTAATTTTCTCCAAAGGCTATGGCATGCACGATGACCATTTTCTTGTAATTGAATCCGCTCAATCATGGGTAGATAATTTTGATTACAACAATTGGCTTCCCTCTTCTTCCTCTTCCCCGCAACCAAGCGGGCATAGCTGGTTTTACTGCGGGCTTCATTATTTTCTTTTCAAAGGTTTGCAGGTAATCGGCATTTATGACCCGCAGATAAAAATGTATATCGTGCGGTTGCTGCATGCTTTGCTTTCATTAATCACTGTTATTCTAGGCTATAGAATTGCCCAGTTAGTTTCTGATAAACATTCAGCCCGCATGGCTGGAATCCTTCTTGCTGTTTACTGGTTTTTCCCAAATGCAAGTGTGAGAAATTTAGTAGAAG from Bacteroidota bacterium encodes the following:
- a CDS encoding pirin family protein, with the protein product MKTIFHPADERGHADHGWLNAYHSFSFANWYDAKKVQFGLLRVLNDDTIAPAMGFGMHQHDNMEIVTIPLKGILEHKDSMGNTGQIKPGEIQAMSAGTGVFHSEYNGSKTEETKLFQVWIFPKVKDVEPRYEQKSFSAEERKNKFHTIVSPEKLDKTMWINQDAFFALGNFDKGKTSDYSIRHKRNGAYVMVVEGEIEIDGQKLSRRDAMGIWDTNKVSIKANSDSEILVIEVPMN
- a CDS encoding CDGSH iron-sulfur domain-containing protein, whose product is METTKVTALANGPLMVEGNIIVIKTDGTTEVKEEKSFLCRCGHSSNKPYCDGAHKQNNFVG
- a CDS encoding YceI family protein, whose protein sequence is MKKTIYGVTVIGMIALSAFTMNDDIYKVDTKASSLEWTGKKLTGEHNGTILLSSGEITMKKDVVTGGKFEIDMTSIEDKDLSGEWKTKMDGHLKSADFFDPVKFPKGKFEIISATPIKDAKEGDFTHHVKGNLTIKEITNLIEFDAVIKMKGENIACVGTATIDRSKFDIKYGSKSFFPEIGDKIIYDEFTVKFNVVASK
- a CDS encoding MarR family transcriptional regulator — translated: MKLEDEIKQNKFKSEYQKLGINIVYTANWLTHHHAKHCRLHNITSEQFNILRILRGQFPNPATVNLLIERMLNKMSNASRLVEKLRKKGLIERKISINDRRACDVLITKKGLTLLAELDKAEKEWNKLISHLSEKEAKMVNGILDKMRK
- a CDS encoding DUF1987 domain-containing protein: MEAIFIKATDVSPEVIMSPGDKKYSISGWSRPESPSKFYDPVMKWIEENGEKQLNGATINFKIEYFNTPSARVLREILDQLENLHKKGVKMTVNWYYDDESAKEEFEYEFAQGLTIPISFIEKS
- a CDS encoding DUF1987 domain-containing protein, with product MEELIIKGTDYSPEVVFSPKNSTYSISGWSRPESPFKFYEQVFKWIEDKGVKFLNNATIDFKIEYFNTPSAKMIRHMFEKLDLLYQQGVKMNVVWYYDDVESKEEFEYEFAQGLGFPIKYIEKKQ
- a CDS encoding pyruvate carboxylase, which encodes MPQEVRQKLYNYALKICKAVNYNNVGTVEFLVSAQTLPQRKGDGEEAQPQPFPKGREKKNSENRKREKKVLPLGEDLGGASWSLYFIEVNPRIQVEHTVTEMVTGIDIVKTQIFVAGGYKLSDTQIKILSQDAIKTNGYAIQCRVTTEDPEQDFKPDYGTVITYRSPGGFGIRLDAGSVYQGATISPFFDSMLVKISAHSRTLDGACRRMHRALSEFRIRGVKTNIPFLENIVNHKDFHDGKATVSFIANHKELFIFQKRLDRATKVVKFLGDTIVNGNPDVKVVDKTKIFQKPNVPSYNHYDRFPEGTKDLLTKLGPEKFCEWLKKEKKIHYTDTTFRDAHQSLLATRMRTYDMLKVAESFAKNHPQVFSMEVWGGATFDVCLRFLYENPWRRLIDIRKAVPNILLQMLIRGSNAVGYTAYPDNLVEKFIEKSYEHGIDIFRVFDSLNWLKAMEPSISAIRKKTKSIAEVAMCYTGEILDTSRKKYNLKYYLKLAKEIENSGAHILAIKDMAGLLKPYSAYELISELKQKIKIPIHLHTHDTSSLQSAMYLKAIEAGVDVIDVALGGLSGLTSQPNFNSIVEMMKFHKRENKIDVDKLNQFSNYWEDVREYYYSFESGLKASTAEVFYHEMPGGQYSNLVQQASALGVGEKFEEIKKTYRDVNLLFGDIVKVTPSSKVVGDMTLFMISNGLTAKDVLEKGGTLSFPESVHGFFRGDLGQSPGGFPKQLQKLVLKDKKPYTNRPNAHLEPVDFEQEFEEFKKKFRESDLGRPIYITDFLSYKMYPKVFEDTFKKWTEFGFVSRIPTRNFFFGMNLNEETIIELTAGKSIIVKLLSIGPPNENGMRTVFFKVNGQTRNIEVQDRSLNIKKEENQKVENGNSKHIGAPLQGLLSKVFVKKGQTVKKNEPLFVIEAMKMETTVTAQTDVEVKNISLKEGVRVSADDLVVILN
- a CDS encoding DUF559 domain-containing protein, with protein sequence MESFLNTPIKFLKGVGPEREKLLKAELNIQTFGDLLHHFPFRYVDRTKFYKVKELNTDLPFVQLHGKIKSAEVISTGKKRLVAKLADDTGVIELVWFQGIKWIAPKLKPGAEFIVFGKPARFQNTFSISHPEMEEASEENIKFMSKLQAVYHTSEKMKRKWLDSNGIWKLQRALVPKINNNIPEILSASLIEKNKFISREEAIKNIHLPQNPEILKRAEFRLKFDELFFIQLRLLQMKAIRKKTYSGFNFSSVGNHFNDFFRNHLPFELTNAQKRVIKEIRTDMATGKQMNRLLQGDVGSGKTIVALMSMLIAIDNGFQACVMAPTEILSMQHHKNLERLLQNTNVKIALLTGSTKKKERTIIHEQLQSGELNILIGTHALVEEVVQFKNLGLAVIDEQHKFGVAHRSRLWKKSSSSPNGGGREGAWAPPHVLVMTATPIPRTLAMTLYGDLDISTIDELPPGRKPIKTAHRIDVHRPKVFQFMKEQIAKGGQVYVVYPIIEESKVLDYENLREGWERITKEFGSLPPSPSQGSGDEKPFYETARPSMYHLFKELQEERKGATTEAEKVLWQCLRKKNLEEYKFRRQHIIDEFIVDFVCLSKLLIIEVDGGYHLRPEIVQADKERTMRLENLGFKIIRFKNEEVIGNAEAVLEKIKMELISLPLGEGRGGAPVRVAMVHGQLPNNVRDHNMKEFAEGKINILVATTVIEVGLDVPNACVMVIESSERFGLSQLHQLRGRVGRGAEESFCILMTGYKLSAEARVRMETMVRTNNGFEIAEVDLHLRGPGDMAGTQQSGITDLHIADLIKDSQILTFSRDIAEKLLLADPDLSLPENLPILTELTRIKKAKPYWGRIS
- the rfaE2 gene encoding D-glycero-beta-D-manno-heptose 1-phosphate adenylyltransferase, with the translated sequence MTNLEIIQKKIVPLEQLRRNVAVWKMKDLKIVFTNGCFDLLHHGHIDYLSKAADLGDVLVIGVNSDSSVKKLHKGANRPIQNENDRALILSAFQFVEAITIFEEETPLELIKIIQPDVLVKGGDWKENEIVGADMVKAKGGTIAVIPFVEGYSTTNIENKIKSS